A genomic segment from Actinomyces lilanjuaniae encodes:
- the sixA gene encoding phosphohistidine phosphatase SixA, with protein sequence MTTDLVRRLVLVRHSKASHDADSDLERPLTPKGVTLAEQLARQLRQRLDHTDLLLVSPAARARQTAQPLRQRLDPAEVQVHEEIYSHGVSGVLDLVAAGARSARSVVVVGHEPTVSALAHTLHDTDDDLGTQVSFGVPTATAVLIDVASRWEDLAPGGGHISEILTARRH encoded by the coding sequence GTGACCACAGACCTTGTACGACGGCTCGTGCTTGTACGCCACTCTAAGGCGTCTCATGACGCCGACAGTGACCTGGAACGACCCCTGACGCCCAAGGGAGTAACCCTGGCGGAGCAGCTTGCCCGCCAGCTGCGGCAGCGCCTGGATCATACCGATCTGCTCCTGGTGTCCCCTGCGGCGCGTGCCCGACAGACGGCACAGCCGCTGCGCCAGCGTCTGGACCCCGCCGAGGTCCAGGTCCACGAGGAGATCTACAGCCACGGGGTCAGTGGCGTCCTCGACCTGGTTGCCGCTGGCGCCCGCAGCGCCCGTAGCGTGGTCGTTGTGGGGCACGAGCCCACCGTCTCCGCCTTGGCGCACACCCTTCACGACACTGACGACGACCTGGGCACCCAGGTGTCCTTCGGGGTTCCCACGGCGACGGCTGTCCTCATTGATGTTGCCTCCCGGTGGGAGGACCTGGCTCCCGGCGGGGGACATATCAGCGAGATCCTCACCGCCCGCCGACACTGA
- a CDS encoding YibE/F family protein produces the protein MSTETPSHAPGSPDPGHHVGTSPLPDRPGEEGHAHAHTAVPALSGSEARTVRAILSALVVPLVVATLVGLVVLWPGDSSLVGSQPFAVEGSSMETATVTSLDVEDCQDAAEALEGVSDGSFLDNAVCAEITSGDGEGLTMPVHIPAESLGVADVGDELQVMYAPEAVSMGTPYVFVDYGRGVPVAALAVVYLVLVVAVAGRKGALSVLGLVVATVVLVFFMIPALLAGSSPLAVTLVGSMAMMLAAVYVAHGVSVRTTTALLGTVAGVLLTVLLSLWGTRAANLTGSVDETAAVLTSLVEGVNLQALLTCGMVVAALGVLNDVTITQASAVWELHAANPSLSRTRLFTGGMSIGRDHIASTVYTLAFAYAGTALPLILTAALIDRSVASTVLSGEIAEEVVRTLVSSIGLVLAIPATTAIAAFLCRTTPVPQSSSSSSSGSSSGSSQGSV, from the coding sequence GTGAGTACCGAGACCCCCTCCCACGCCCCCGGCAGCCCGGACCCTGGCCACCACGTCGGCACGAGCCCGCTCCCAGACCGCCCGGGAGAGGAGGGACACGCCCACGCACACACGGCGGTCCCGGCCCTGAGCGGCTCTGAGGCCAGGACGGTGCGTGCCATCCTGAGCGCACTTGTGGTCCCGCTGGTCGTGGCGACCCTTGTCGGGCTGGTGGTGCTGTGGCCAGGTGACAGCTCCCTGGTCGGTTCCCAACCCTTTGCGGTGGAGGGGAGCTCGATGGAGACGGCCACCGTCACCTCCCTGGACGTCGAGGACTGCCAGGACGCCGCGGAGGCCCTGGAGGGGGTCAGCGACGGCTCCTTCCTGGACAACGCCGTCTGCGCGGAGATCACCTCCGGCGACGGTGAGGGGCTGACGATGCCGGTCCACATTCCTGCCGAGTCCCTCGGCGTGGCGGATGTCGGCGACGAGCTCCAGGTCATGTACGCACCTGAGGCGGTGTCCATGGGGACGCCCTACGTATTCGTGGACTACGGGCGCGGGGTCCCGGTGGCGGCCCTGGCCGTCGTCTACCTGGTGCTGGTGGTAGCGGTGGCGGGACGCAAGGGCGCGTTGAGCGTCCTGGGCCTGGTTGTCGCCACGGTGGTGCTCGTCTTCTTTATGATCCCCGCCCTCCTGGCGGGGTCCTCCCCCCTGGCCGTCACGCTGGTGGGTTCCATGGCGATGATGCTCGCCGCGGTGTACGTGGCCCACGGGGTGAGCGTGCGCACCACGACGGCTCTGCTAGGCACCGTGGCGGGAGTCCTCCTGACAGTGCTGCTGTCCCTGTGGGGGACCCGGGCGGCCAACCTCACCGGGAGCGTGGACGAGACGGCCGCCGTGCTGACCTCCCTGGTGGAGGGCGTCAACCTGCAGGCGCTGCTGACCTGCGGCATGGTCGTGGCGGCCCTGGGAGTCCTCAACGACGTCACCATCACCCAGGCCTCGGCAGTCTGGGAGCTTCACGCCGCCAACCCGTCCCTGTCCCGGACCCGCCTGTTCACGGGTGGGATGAGCATCGGTAGGGACCACATCGCCTCGACGGTCTATACCCTGGCCTTCGCCTACGCCGGCACCGCCCTGCCTCTCATCCTGACCGCCGCGCTCATCGACCGGTCCGTCGCGAGCACCGTCCTGTCCGGGGAGATCGCCGAGGAGGTGGTACGCACCCTGGTGTCCTCCATCGGTCTGGTCCTGGCCATCCCGGCGACCACGGCGATCGCCGCCTTCCTGTGCCGTACCACCCCGGTGCCTCAGTCTTCCTCAAGCTCTTCCTCAGGCTCTTCCTCAGGCTCTTCCCAGGGCTCGGTCTGA
- a CDS encoding SDR family oxidoreductase, whose translation MSQGIRTPSGPGSVAPSPVPGDRRAAQGPHGPGHRVLRPSSIATAVAAVAADQGARVLLTGVPRTIGATQALARRLGLHDPVLPLDVATAGSVTRLASLLGELGVSHLDGLVHCLAHADASLLGSLLARGAGDDSASGAEGPGQPAGAEALGQASAAPGTGLPGRRAAALEAAFTVTTASLPALVGALGPLLGTGSAVVALTFDSGRVHPGYGWMGPLKAALEASVRTLAVELGGAGVRVNALSAGPLRTPAASAVPSFEGIASRWTQRAPLGWDPDDADPVARTAVALLSGWLPATTGQVVYADGGVWLAGA comes from the coding sequence ATGTCCCAGGGGATACGGACCCCGAGCGGCCCCGGCAGCGTGGCCCCGTCCCCGGTCCCAGGAGACCGTAGGGCTGCTCAGGGACCGCACGGTCCTGGTCACCGGGTCCTGCGTCCCTCCTCGATCGCGACGGCGGTCGCGGCGGTGGCGGCCGACCAGGGGGCACGGGTCCTTCTCACCGGGGTGCCGCGCACCATAGGGGCCACGCAGGCTCTCGCCCGGAGGCTGGGGCTGCACGACCCCGTGCTGCCTCTGGACGTGGCCACGGCAGGCTCTGTGACGCGGCTGGCCTCCCTGCTGGGGGAGCTGGGAGTGAGTCATCTGGACGGCCTGGTCCACTGCCTCGCCCATGCTGACGCCTCCCTGCTGGGCTCCCTCCTGGCGCGGGGAGCGGGAGACGACTCCGCCTCCGGGGCCGAGGGTCCGGGGCAGCCAGCCGGGGCGGAGGCACTGGGGCAGGCCTCGGCAGCGCCAGGCACCGGCCTGCCAGGACGGCGGGCGGCCGCGCTGGAGGCTGCGTTCACGGTCACCACTGCCTCTTTGCCCGCGCTGGTGGGGGCTCTCGGCCCGCTGCTGGGCACGGGCAGCGCCGTTGTCGCCCTGACCTTCGACTCGGGACGGGTCCATCCGGGCTACGGCTGGATGGGACCGCTCAAGGCGGCGCTGGAGGCCAGCGTGCGTACCCTGGCCGTCGAGCTCGGAGGCGCTGGTGTGCGTGTCAACGCCCTGAGCGCCGGCCCCCTGCGCACCCCGGCGGCCTCGGCCGTGCCCAGTTTTGAGGGGATCGCCTCCCGCTGGACGCAGAGGGCCCCGCTGGGCTGGGACCCTGACGACGCCGACCCGGTGGCTCGCACAGCCGTTGCTCTCCTGTCCGGGTGGCTGCCCGCCACCACCGGCCAGGTCGTCTACGCGGACGGGGGGGTGTGGCTCGCGGGAGCCTAG
- a CDS encoding Fur family transcriptional regulator produces MSQKSAPRPRATRQRAAVADILKRTSEFRSAQQIHSALEAEGTKVGLATVYRNLQALADSGQVDQLRGTEGEVLYRACERVEHHHHIVCRRCGFTVEVAGGELETWIRRVPAQHGFTAMEHTAEFFGLCADCSADGGEGEAWEEA; encoded by the coding sequence ATGAGCCAGAAGAGCGCTCCTCGTCCACGTGCCACCCGCCAGCGCGCAGCGGTGGCTGACATCCTGAAGCGCACCAGCGAGTTCCGCTCCGCCCAGCAGATCCACTCCGCCCTGGAGGCTGAGGGCACCAAGGTGGGGCTGGCGACCGTCTACCGCAACCTTCAGGCCCTGGCTGACTCCGGCCAGGTGGACCAACTGCGCGGCACAGAGGGTGAGGTGCTCTACCGCGCCTGCGAGAGGGTCGAGCACCACCACCACATCGTGTGCCGACGATGCGGCTTCACCGTAGAGGTGGCCGGTGGCGAGCTGGAGACCTGGATCAGGCGGGTCCCAGCCCAGCATGGCTTCACCGCCATGGAGCACACTGCGGAGTTCTTCGGCCTGTGCGCGGACTGCTCCGCAGACGGTGGCGAGGGCGAGGCCTGGGAGGAGGCCTAG
- a CDS encoding metal ABC transporter ATP-binding protein, whose amino-acid sequence MRAAMPTRTGEDKGTSARTADNAGASAGQAARASAHRRHAHSSPLDASPDPVRVSRVSVVLGSAVVLDDVSLTVSPGESVALLGSNGSGKSTLVRTVLGLVPAASGTVQLMGADVSRRSRVPWDRVGYVPQRVTTSAGVPATALEVVGSGLLGPRHPWRDRGRRARQRAMDALEVVGLADRARDPVHVLSGGQAQRVLIARALVRDPDLLVLDEPLAGIDRASRESLASTLAALHQGGLTLVTVLHETGELTDIIGRRVLLSDGRVVPGSDPQERP is encoded by the coding sequence ATGAGAGCCGCCATGCCGACCAGGACCGGTGAGGACAAGGGGACCAGCGCCAGGACCGCCGACAATGCTGGCGCCAGCGCCGGTCAGGCAGCCCGAGCGTCAGCACACCGACGACACGCGCACTCTTCCCCGCTAGACGCGTCGCCGGACCCGGTGCGCGTGAGCCGGGTTAGCGTGGTGCTGGGCTCGGCTGTCGTCCTGGACGACGTCAGTCTCACCGTCTCTCCCGGGGAGTCGGTGGCCCTGCTGGGCTCCAACGGCTCGGGCAAGTCGACCCTGGTCAGGACGGTCCTGGGCCTGGTACCCGCGGCCAGCGGGACCGTGCAGCTCATGGGGGCCGACGTCTCCCGGCGCAGCCGGGTGCCGTGGGACCGCGTAGGCTACGTCCCCCAGCGGGTCACGACCTCTGCCGGGGTTCCCGCCACCGCGCTGGAGGTAGTGGGCTCGGGCCTGCTGGGACCACGCCACCCTTGGCGCGACCGGGGCAGACGCGCCCGGCAGCGTGCCATGGACGCCCTGGAGGTCGTCGGCCTGGCCGACCGAGCCAGGGACCCCGTCCACGTCCTCTCCGGAGGCCAGGCCCAGCGAGTCCTTATCGCCCGCGCCCTGGTCCGCGATCCCGACCTGCTCGTCCTCGACGAGCCCCTGGCCGGAATCGACCGGGCCAGCCGCGAGTCCCTGGCGAGCACCCTCGCCGCCTTGCACCAAGGTGGCCTGACCCTGGTCACCGTCCTGCACGAGACGGGCGAGCTCACTGACATCATCGGGCGCAGGGTGCTCCTGTCCGACGGCCGGGTCGTGCCCGGCAGCGACCCGCAGGAGCGACCATGA
- a CDS encoding metal ABC transporter substrate-binding protein translates to MKSQTEPASPASRTLRDDAHAPASIQDRHLSAARRSRPAAHRLGAGTAALVLAAGLSSCSALSGEDTSASQTAAGSSDTDATLAVSTSFYPIAYLATAVGGEHVTVTSVTPTSVEPHDYELSPKDVTALEAADVIAYVPGFQPSLDEAVSQVSGPTVLDLGEAANLVHHEGAGHDHEAEEADEHDADEHDADEHDHATGEDGETDPHFWLDPQRMVATAGAVQEALATADPDHAGDYEDNLETLTITLTDLDTSYTEGLDQCERTTFVTSHAAFGYLADRYDLTQASVSGLDPEAEPSPAELAEIKEVVEETGTTTIFTEELVSTRTAEALASETGTTTAVLSPVESAPADGDYVDVMSTNLEALRSGLSCQ, encoded by the coding sequence ATGAAGTCTCAGACCGAGCCTGCCTCCCCGGCCTCACGTACCCTGCGCGACGACGCGCACGCACCCGCCAGTATCCAGGACAGACACCTGTCGGCAGCACGCCGCTCACGCCCTGCCGCCCACCGCCTAGGTGCGGGCACCGCCGCGCTCGTCCTGGCCGCAGGCCTGTCGTCCTGCTCCGCCCTCAGCGGCGAGGACACCAGCGCCTCCCAGACTGCCGCAGGCAGCTCGGACACCGACGCCACCCTGGCCGTGTCTACCTCCTTTTACCCTATCGCCTACCTGGCGACAGCAGTGGGCGGGGAGCACGTGACGGTCACGTCGGTGACTCCCACCAGTGTCGAGCCGCACGACTACGAGCTTTCCCCCAAGGACGTCACCGCCCTGGAGGCCGCTGACGTCATCGCCTACGTCCCAGGCTTCCAGCCCTCACTGGACGAGGCTGTCTCCCAGGTCTCCGGGCCGACCGTCCTGGACCTGGGCGAAGCTGCGAACCTGGTCCACCACGAGGGAGCCGGGCACGACCACGAGGCCGAGGAGGCCGACGAGCACGACGCCGACGAGCACGACGCCGACGAGCACGACCACGCCACTGGTGAGGACGGGGAGACCGACCCTCACTTCTGGCTCGACCCGCAGCGCATGGTTGCTACCGCAGGAGCCGTCCAGGAGGCGCTGGCAACCGCGGACCCGGACCACGCGGGCGACTACGAGGACAACCTGGAGACCCTCACGATCACGCTGACAGACCTGGACACCAGCTACACCGAGGGACTCGACCAGTGTGAGCGCACCACCTTCGTCACCTCCCACGCCGCCTTCGGCTACCTGGCTGACCGCTACGACCTCACCCAGGCCTCCGTGTCCGGGCTGGACCCCGAGGCCGAGCCCAGCCCCGCCGAGCTGGCGGAGATCAAGGAGGTCGTCGAGGAGACCGGGACCACGACCATCTTCACCGAGGAGCTGGTCTCCACCAGGACAGCCGAGGCGCTGGCCAGCGAGACCGGTACCACGACCGCCGTCCTCAGCCCTGTCGAGTCCGCACCCGCCGACGGCGACTATGTTGACGTCATGAGCACTAACCTGGAGGCGCTGCGCTCCGGACTGTCCTGTCAGTAA
- the recO gene encoding DNA repair protein RecO — MTRRLYRDEAVVLRTHRLGEADRIVVLLTRHHGQVRAVAKGVRRSSSRFGARLEPFSMVDVQLHAGRSLDVVTQVETIDPFSRAIAADYMMFTCATTMVEAAERLSTDDGDLGTEASPQQYLLLAGALAAMSRRRHAPGLVLDSYLLRCLALGGWAPSCYDCAVCAAPGPHRFFHVQTGGAVCESCRSAGAVEVEPGTMVLLGALLSGDWPVADASAPRQRSQASGLVSAYTTWHLERRLRSLALVERG; from the coding sequence GTGACACGCAGGCTCTACCGGGACGAGGCCGTGGTGCTGCGCACCCACAGGCTGGGGGAGGCCGACCGCATCGTCGTCCTGCTCACCCGCCACCACGGGCAGGTCCGCGCCGTGGCCAAGGGGGTGCGTCGCTCCTCCTCGCGCTTCGGGGCACGTCTGGAACCCTTCTCTATGGTTGACGTCCAGCTCCACGCCGGGCGCAGCCTCGACGTCGTCACCCAGGTGGAGACCATCGACCCCTTCAGCCGTGCCATCGCCGCTGACTACATGATGTTCACCTGCGCCACCACCATGGTGGAGGCTGCTGAGCGTCTCAGCACTGACGACGGCGACCTGGGGACGGAGGCCAGCCCCCAGCAGTACCTGCTGCTGGCTGGCGCCCTGGCGGCCATGTCCCGGCGCAGGCACGCCCCCGGCCTGGTCCTGGACTCCTACCTGCTGCGCTGCCTGGCCCTGGGGGGCTGGGCACCGTCCTGCTACGACTGCGCCGTGTGCGCGGCGCCCGGCCCCCACCGGTTCTTCCACGTCCAGACAGGGGGCGCCGTGTGCGAGTCCTGCCGCAGCGCGGGAGCAGTGGAGGTCGAGCCGGGTACGATGGTGCTGCTAGGTGCGCTGCTGTCGGGGGACTGGCCGGTCGCGGACGCCTCGGCACCCAGGCAGCGCTCACAGGCCTCCGGCCTGGTCTCGGCCTATACCACGTGGCACCTGGAACGTCGCCTGCGCTCCCTGGCGCTGGTAGAAAGGGGATGA
- the uppS gene encoding polyprenyl diphosphate synthase, with product MQAAPLHRPGLEPPSLAPDRLPGHVAIVMDGNGRWANARDLPRIEGHKVGEANLLEVVAGAVELGINELSAYAFSTENWRRSPAEVRFLMGFARTVLRGQRDLLNSWGVRVRWVGRAPRLWKSVLSELRAAERLTAGNTTLTLNLCINYGGRAEIADAARAISQEVAAGRLKASAITERTIQRHLYAPTMRDVDLFIRTSGEQRTSNFLMWSSAYAELYFTDLAWPDFDRRELWRACESYGSRERRYGGAVDKVGDKLEETAAPVEPVEEAEADV from the coding sequence ATGCAGGCGGCCCCGCTGCACCGCCCCGGTCTGGAGCCCCCTTCTCTGGCTCCTGACAGGCTGCCCGGGCACGTGGCGATCGTCATGGACGGCAACGGGCGCTGGGCCAACGCCCGTGACCTGCCTCGCATTGAGGGCCACAAGGTGGGGGAGGCCAACCTCCTGGAGGTTGTCGCCGGCGCCGTCGAGCTGGGGATCAACGAGCTCAGCGCCTACGCCTTCTCCACCGAGAACTGGAGGCGCTCCCCGGCCGAGGTGCGCTTCCTCATGGGGTTCGCCCGTACCGTGCTGCGTGGCCAGCGCGACCTGCTCAACTCCTGGGGAGTGCGCGTGCGCTGGGTGGGGCGGGCCCCACGCCTGTGGAAGTCGGTGCTCTCCGAGCTGCGGGCCGCTGAGCGGCTGACCGCAGGCAACACGACACTGACCCTCAACCTGTGCATCAACTACGGAGGACGTGCCGAGATCGCCGACGCGGCCCGCGCCATCAGCCAGGAGGTGGCGGCAGGCCGCCTCAAGGCCTCGGCGATCACTGAGAGGACGATTCAACGTCACCTGTACGCCCCCACCATGCGGGACGTGGACCTGTTCATCCGCACCAGCGGGGAGCAGCGGACCTCTAACTTCCTCATGTGGTCCTCGGCCTACGCGGAGCTGTACTTCACGGACCTGGCCTGGCCGGACTTCGACCGTCGCGAGCTGTGGCGGGCCTGCGAGTCCTACGGCAGCCGTGAACGGCGTTATGGCGGTGCCGTTGACAAGGTAGGGGACAAGCTGGAGGAGACGGCAGCGCCAGTAGAGCCAGTAGAGGAAGCAGAGGCTGACGTCTAG
- a CDS encoding glycine--tRNA ligase: MAQTPSRLDAVINLAKRRGFVFPCGEIYGGTRSAWDYGPLGVELKENIKRQWWQYMVRSRDDVVGLDSSVILPREVWVASGHVQAFTDPLIECTSCHKRLRQDELQEAYASRHGVEDAADVALDQLVCPNCGTRGRFTEPKAFSGLLKTYLGPVDDESGLHYLRPETAQGIFVNFTNVMGAARRKPPFGIAQVGKSFRNEITPGNFIFRTREFEQMEMEFFCEPGTDEEWHQYWIDHRKAWYVDLGIDPDNIRLYEHPQEKLSHYSKRTVDLEYRFGFAGSEWGELEGVANRTDFDLSTHAEHSGKDLSYYDQTRGERWTPYVIEPAAGLTRSLMAFLVEAYTEDEAPNTKGGVDRRVVLRLDPRIAPVKAAVLPLSRKEELTGPARELAARLRRSWNVEYDEAGAVGRRYRRQDEVGTPFCLTYDFDSPQDGAVTVRQRDTMAQERVAVEGVERYLAERLVGC, from the coding sequence GTGGCACAGACCCCCTCACGGCTTGACGCCGTCATCAACCTCGCCAAGCGTCGCGGCTTCGTCTTCCCCTGCGGCGAGATCTACGGCGGTACCCGCTCTGCCTGGGACTATGGGCCGCTGGGCGTGGAGCTCAAGGAGAACATCAAGCGCCAGTGGTGGCAGTACATGGTCCGATCCCGCGACGACGTCGTGGGCCTGGACTCCTCTGTCATCCTGCCGCGTGAGGTGTGGGTCGCCTCCGGCCACGTCCAGGCCTTCACCGACCCGCTTATCGAGTGCACCAGCTGTCACAAGCGCCTGCGCCAGGACGAGCTCCAGGAGGCCTACGCCTCCAGGCACGGCGTAGAGGACGCCGCCGACGTCGCGCTGGACCAGCTGGTCTGCCCCAACTGCGGGACACGGGGCCGATTCACTGAGCCCAAGGCCTTCTCCGGCCTGCTTAAGACCTACCTGGGACCCGTGGACGACGAGTCAGGCCTGCACTACCTGCGCCCGGAGACGGCCCAGGGCATCTTTGTCAACTTCACCAACGTCATGGGGGCGGCGCGCAGGAAGCCTCCTTTCGGCATCGCCCAGGTCGGCAAGTCCTTCCGCAACGAGATCACCCCCGGCAACTTCATCTTCCGCACGCGTGAGTTCGAGCAGATGGAGATGGAGTTCTTCTGCGAGCCGGGAACCGACGAGGAGTGGCACCAGTACTGGATCGACCACCGCAAGGCCTGGTACGTGGACCTGGGGATCGACCCGGACAACATCCGCCTCTACGAGCACCCTCAGGAGAAGCTGTCCCACTACTCCAAGCGCACCGTGGACCTGGAGTACCGCTTCGGCTTCGCCGGGAGCGAGTGGGGTGAGCTGGAGGGCGTGGCCAACCGTACCGACTTCGACCTGTCCACCCACGCCGAGCACTCCGGTAAGGACCTGTCCTACTACGACCAGACCCGGGGGGAGCGCTGGACCCCCTACGTCATTGAGCCCGCCGCTGGGCTGACCCGCTCCCTCATGGCCTTCCTGGTCGAGGCCTACACCGAGGACGAGGCCCCCAACACCAAGGGAGGTGTGGACAGGCGGGTCGTGCTGCGGCTCGACCCCCGTATCGCACCGGTCAAGGCAGCTGTGCTGCCGCTGTCGCGCAAGGAGGAGCTGACCGGGCCCGCGCGCGAGCTGGCCGCGCGCCTGCGTCGCTCCTGGAACGTCGAGTACGACGAGGCCGGGGCGGTCGGCCGCCGCTACCGCCGCCAGGACGAGGTGGGCACGCCTTTCTGCCTCACCTATGACTTCGACTCTCCCCAGGACGGTGCTGTCACCGTGCGGCAGCGCGACACCATGGCCCAGGAGCGCGTTGCGGTGGAAGGTGTTGAGCGCTACCTCGCCGAGCGGCTCGTGGGCTGCTAG
- the dusB gene encoding tRNA dihydrouridine synthase DusB, with amino-acid sequence MSVVEHAEAERCAAPPGSPRRVAPLVIGPLTVTTPVELAPMAGVTNASFRRLCRQRAESALPASLRPLSPGPLPGGSGLSAPAGLYVTEMVTSRALVERSERTLAMVRTDPAERVRSVQLYGVDPTTVAAAVRILVEEDLADHIDLNFGCPVPKVTRKGGGAALPWKRDLLAAILTEAVRSCETAVAASRRPQEVPVTIKMRLGIDDSHETFLDAARLACKAGVAAIALHARTARQHYSGQARWEQVARLKDSTTLPVLGNGDVWSGDDALRMMDQTGCDGVVVGRGCQGRPWLLADIVAAMHGLQERARPDLDEVVAVIRQHARLLAQEMGEDRGVRDLRKHLGWYLRGYPVGGAARASLTQVRSLEGLDSALEDMRSRLPASVPYPGAAAEGPRGRAGSPRTPHLPQGWLDSPTLDKAQQRMLAEAESDASGG; translated from the coding sequence ATGAGTGTTGTCGAGCATGCTGAGGCTGAACGCTGCGCTGCGCCACCGGGGTCTCCCCGTAGGGTTGCTCCCCTGGTCATCGGGCCGTTGACTGTGACTACGCCGGTGGAACTGGCACCGATGGCAGGAGTTACCAACGCCTCCTTCCGCAGGCTGTGCCGCCAGCGGGCGGAGAGCGCCCTGCCAGCCAGCCTGAGGCCGCTCAGCCCGGGACCCCTCCCTGGCGGCAGCGGGCTGAGCGCACCCGCAGGCCTCTACGTCACCGAGATGGTGACCTCACGGGCGCTGGTGGAGCGCAGTGAGCGGACACTGGCGATGGTACGCACCGACCCTGCCGAGCGGGTCCGTTCCGTCCAGCTCTACGGCGTCGACCCGACGACGGTCGCAGCCGCGGTGCGCATCCTGGTCGAGGAGGACCTGGCTGACCACATCGACCTGAACTTCGGCTGCCCGGTGCCGAAGGTGACACGCAAGGGCGGAGGGGCGGCCCTGCCGTGGAAGCGCGACCTCCTGGCAGCGATCCTCACCGAGGCGGTGCGCTCCTGCGAGACAGCCGTGGCGGCGTCGCGGCGGCCGCAGGAGGTGCCGGTGACGATCAAGATGCGCCTGGGGATCGACGACTCCCACGAGACGTTCCTGGACGCAGCCCGCTTGGCGTGTAAGGCAGGCGTAGCCGCAATCGCCCTGCACGCCCGCACCGCTCGCCAGCACTACTCCGGGCAGGCGCGCTGGGAGCAGGTCGCCCGGCTCAAGGACAGCACCACCCTGCCTGTCCTGGGCAACGGTGACGTCTGGAGCGGGGACGACGCCCTGCGCATGATGGATCAGACGGGATGCGACGGCGTCGTCGTGGGGCGAGGGTGCCAGGGGCGTCCCTGGCTCCTGGCCGATATCGTGGCAGCTATGCACGGTCTCCAGGAACGGGCCCGCCCCGACCTGGACGAGGTCGTGGCAGTCATTCGCCAGCATGCCCGCCTGCTCGCCCAGGAGATGGGCGAGGACCGCGGAGTGCGCGACCTGCGCAAGCACCTGGGCTGGTACCTCCGGGGCTACCCTGTGGGCGGGGCAGCCCGCGCCAGTCTCACCCAGGTGCGCAGCCTGGAAGGGCTCGACTCGGCGCTGGAGGACATGCGCTCCCGCCTTCCGGCCTCGGTCCCCTACCCCGGTGCCGCTGCGGAAGGCCCCCGGGGCCGGGCAGGCAGTCCCAGGACCCCGCACCTGCCCCAGGGGTGGCTGGACTCCCCCACCCTAGACAAGGCCCAGCAACGCATGCTCGCCGAGGCCGAGTCCGACGCCTCCGGCGGCTGA